A single window of Nicotiana sylvestris chromosome 3, ASM39365v2, whole genome shotgun sequence DNA harbors:
- the LOC104213223 gene encoding PR5-like receptor kinase, producing MTNSLQEKLGQEGYGGVYKGSLNGRPVAIKILNETKGNGEEFINEVASISRTSHVNVVTLLGFCFNCRERALVYEFMPNGSLDKHIYGEGSKLGWEKLFEIALGIGRGLEYLHQGCNARILHFDIKPHNILLDEDFCPKISDFGLAKLCLQKESMISMLEARGTIGYIAPEVFSRNFGSVSHKSDVYSYGMMVLEMVGGRRNYSAERSNHSEVYFPRWAYQRLVTDEDINIQGSTTKEEKEIAKKMILVGLWCIQTDPSQRPPMSKAIEMLEGSLEAIQFPPKPFICSPSRSEGSTIISLGQPTKPFIYSSTGSALDSTASASEE from the coding sequence ATGACAAATTCACTTCAAGAGAAACTCGGACAAGAGGGTTATGGAGGGGTCTACAAAGGTAGCCTTAATGGCCGTCCCGTTGCTATCAAGATTCTAAATGAGACTAAAGGGAATGGGGAAGAATTTATCAATGAAGTTGCAAGCATCAGTCGAACTTCCCATGTCAATGTAGTTACTCTGTTGGGATTTTGTTTTAATTGCCGAGAAAGAGCTCTTGTTTACGAATTCATGCCCAATGGATCCCTTGATAAACACATCTATGGTGAAGGTTCTAAGTTGGGATGGGAAAAGTTGTTCGAAATCGCGCTTGGGATAGGTCGAGGACTGGAGTATTTGCACCAAGGATGCAATGCACGAATATTGCATTTTGACATAAAACCTCACAATATCCTTCTGGATGAGGACTTCTGCCCCAAGATATCTGATTTTGGCCTAGCAAAATTATGCCTTCAGAAAGAAAGTATGATATCAATGTTGGAAGCTAGAGGAACCATCGGTTACATTGCTCCAGAAGTATTCAGTAGAAATTTCGGAAGTGTCTCACACAAATCTGATGTTTACAGCTACGGAATGATGGTTCTTGAAATGGTTGGAGGAAGAAGGAATTACAGCGCTGAAAGAAGCAATCATAGCGAAGTATACTTCCCACGTTGGGCTTATCAACGCCTTGTGACAGATGAAGACATAAATATACAAGGCAGCACGaccaaagaagaaaaggaaattgcAAAGAAGATGATATTAGTAGGATTGTGGTGCATCCAAACTGATCCCTCGCAGAGACCACCAATGAGTAAGGCAATTGAAATGCTGGAAGGTAGCTTAGAGGCCATCCAATTTCCACCGAAGCCTTTCATCTGTTCTCCCTCAAGATCGGAAGGATCGACAATAATATCTTTGGGGCAGCCAACGAAGCCCTTTATATATTCTTCTACGGGTTCAGCACTTGATTCTACAGCCTCAGCAAGTGAAGAATGA